The following nucleotide sequence is from Bacillota bacterium.
NNNNNNNNNNNNNNNNGCCCGGCGGACGGATCGCCTCGAGCGGCTGCTGGAGAAGATGGCCCTGGCCATGAGCGCCGAGGCCGCCTCCCGCACGGCCCAGGCGCTCGGCATCCCGGTCAGCGCGGACACCTTGGTACGCATCGTGCTACGGATCCCGCTGCCCCCCGTGCCCCAGGTCCGGGTGCTGGCAGTCGACGATTGGGCGTGGCGCAAAGGACACCGCGATGGCACGCTCTTGTGCGACTTGGAACGCAGGCGGCCGGTGGACCTGCTCCTCGACCGGTCCCCGGAGACGCTGGCCGCGTGGCTTGTGGCGCATCCGGGCATCCAGGTCGTCGTCCGAGACCGCGCGGAGGCCTATGCTCAAGGGGCCCGGCGGGGGGCTCCCGATGCGATCCAGGTGGCCGACCGGTGGCACCTGCTGAAGAACCTGGGCGAGGCGCTGGAACGCTTCTTCCAGGCGCTGCGCTTACCACCCGTGGGGCCTACTCCGCCGACACCGGCCGTTCCCTCGGTGGCCGGTCCGGCCGCTTCACGGGCTCCATCCCGCCGCGCGCTGGAGCGGGCGGCTCGCTGGAACCGGCGGCGCGAGCGTTTCGAACAGGTTCGGGCCCTCCATGCGCAGGGGCTCGGTGTCCGGGAAATCAGCCGACGCATGCACCTCCGTCGTGTGACGGTCCGGCGCTATCTCTCCAGCGTTGCCGTGCCCGGAACGGGCCCCCGCCGCACGCGCCCGAGTCAGCTGGATCCGTACCGGGCCTATATCATCCAGCGGTGGGAGCAGGGGTGCCGCAACGCCCGGGAGATCTATCGGGAACTGCGCTGCATGGGGTATCCGGGAGGCCGTTCCCGGGTCGCCGAGGTAGTGACCGCCCTGCGCCGGTCGGCGGGCGTCTCGAAGGACGCGTGTCTCCAGATGCGCCCGATGACCGCCCGGTAGCTCTGCAGCTTGTTCTGGAAAGCTCCCGCCCGTCGGTCGGAAGACGAGGTCGCTTTTCTGACGTCTCTGGCCCGCTCCGACGGGCAGTATGCCAGGGTCTGGAGCCTCGCCGAGCCGTTCGCGCGAAGGGTGCGGGAGCGTCAAGCCGACACCCTGGCGGCGTGGATCGATGCGGTGAAGCGGGATACGGTTCGGCCCTTGATGGGCTTCGCCCATCGCCTCGAACAGGACTTCCCGGCGGTGTACGAGGCGTTGCGCCTGCCGTGGAGCAACGGCCTCACGGAAGGGTGGATCCACAAGCTGAAGGCCCTGAAGCGCATGATGTATGGCCGGGCGGGACTGGAGCTCTTACGCCACCGGCTCCTTTGCGGCACCTGACCTCGCCGCGCTTCACCCGAATTGCGGAAGAGCCAGTTTTAGACCGGCCTTGACAGTCAGGTGAGT
It contains:
- a CDS encoding transposase, giving the protein ARRTDRLERLLEKMALAMSAEAASRTAQALGIPVSADTLVRIVLRIPLPPVPQVRVLAVDDWAWRKGHRDGTLLCDLERRRPVDLLLDRSPETLAAWLVAHPGIQVVVRDRAEAYAQGARRGAPDAIQVADRWHLLKNLGEALERFFQALRLPPVGPTPPTPAVPSVAGPAASRAPSRRALERAARWNRRRERFEQVRALHAQGLGVREISRRMHLRRVTVRRYLSSVAVPGTGPRRTRPSQLDPYRAYIIQRWEQGCRNAREIYRELRCMGYPGGRSRVAEVVTALRRSAGVSKDACLQMRPMTAR
- a CDS encoding transposase, whose product is MFWKAPARRSEDEVAFLTSLARSDGQYARVWSLAEPFARRVRERQADTLAAWIDAVKRDTVRPLMGFAHRLEQDFPAVYEALRLPWSNGLTEGWIHKLKALKRMMYGRAGLELLRHRLLCGT